One stretch of Oceanipulchritudo coccoides DNA includes these proteins:
- a CDS encoding FitA-like ribbon-helix-helix domain-containing protein gives MPSANPLARTPKRLQNGTMNFTIKNLPPEVHARLQEAAKRSGRSLNKQIVTTLERAVSPVAVDRSTLLKRVRLRREGMETWLEDANLDQLKRGGRM, from the coding sequence ATGCCTTCAGCAAATCCGCTTGCCAGGACACCAAAACGGTTGCAAAATGGAACCATGAATTTCACGATCAAGAACCTGCCTCCGGAAGTGCATGCGCGGTTGCAGGAAGCAGCCAAGCGGAGCGGACGCAGTCTCAACAAGCAAATCGTGACAACCCTTGAGCGGGCAGTTTCCCCGGTTGCGGTTGACCGGTCCACCCTGCTGAAGCGTGTAAGGCTGCGCCGTGAGGGGATGGAGACCTGGCTTGAAGATGCGAATCTTGATCAATTAAAGCGGGGGGGGCGCATGTGA
- a CDS encoding PIN domain-containing protein translates to MDANVIVYLLIRGERSVAAEALLQREPEWLAPGLWLDEFLNVLCTLERKGDVSASESHALLEDAHSLMGDNVYEVPPERVLAVARRTGLSGYDSQYVALAEDLGLKLHTCDKAILTCCPELAVLPE, encoded by the coding sequence GTGGACGCAAACGTGATTGTTTACCTGTTAATTCGTGGTGAGCGCTCCGTGGCAGCTGAGGCATTGCTTCAGCGGGAGCCTGAATGGCTCGCCCCCGGTCTCTGGCTGGATGAATTCCTGAATGTTCTTTGTACGCTCGAACGAAAGGGCGATGTATCCGCCTCCGAATCGCATGCCTTGCTCGAGGACGCTCATTCCCTGATGGGGGATAACGTCTACGAGGTTCCTCCGGAGCGCGTTTTAGCGGTAGCCCGCAGGACCGGTTTAAGCGGCTACGACAGCCAGTATGTTGCTCTCGCGGAAGACCTTGGACTAAAACTCCACACGTGCGACAAGGCGATCCTGACCTGCTGTCCGGAACTGGCCGTATTGCCGGAATGA